The following proteins are encoded in a genomic region of Pyrus communis chromosome 11, drPyrComm1.1, whole genome shotgun sequence:
- the LOC137708834 gene encoding aspartyl protease family protein 2-like, with protein sequence MAVRGSILVVLLVIFSSTLAAIAGLHSHDNHNPNASTLAGIQLPEHMSFNAISSSSSSHTGCSLSSSKRTNQSDSAMEDVGDSDDDEAAPELNPHKQTMKLHLRHRSQNKQSERKSSVIESTVRDLIRIQTLHTRIVEKKNQNTISRLQKDKKPKPYQSNPVVAPAASPESYTNELSGQLQATLKSGVSLGSGEYFMDVFIGTPPKHFSLILDTGSDLNWVQCAPCHDCFEQQGPHYDPKDSTSFLDISCKDPRCRLVSSPDPAQSCKSENQTCPYFYWYGDSSNTTGDFSLETFTVNLTSPNKAGFKRVENVMFGCGHWNRGLFHGAAGLLGLGRGPLSFASQLQSLYGHSFSYCLVDRNSDANVSSKLIFGEDKNLLSHPKLSYTSLVGGKENPADTFYYVEIKSVMVGGEAVDIPAETWKLTPEGAGGTIIDSGTTLSYFADPAYQMIKEAFEKKVKGYPVVNDFPILKPCYNVSGVEKIELPEFAIVFADGAVWDFPVENYFIQIEPQEMVCLAVLGTPKSSLSIIGNYQQQNFHILYDTKKSRLGYAPMKCADV encoded by the coding sequence ATGGCTGTTAGGGGTTCAATCCTAGTGGTTCTCCTTGTAATCTTCTCCTCCACTTTAGCAGCGATTGCCGGACTTCACAGCCACGACAATCACAACCCAAATGCCTCCACTCTCGCCGGCATACAACTGCCGGAGCACATGAGCTTCAACGCCATctcatcctcctcctcatccCACACTGGCTGCAGCCTCAGCAGCTCTAAAAGAACAAACCAATCAGATTCAGCCATGGAAGATGTTGGTGACTCTGACGACGACGAAGCCGCACCCGAATTGAACCCTCATAAACAAACTATGAAGCTCCATCTACGGCACAGATCACAGAACAAACAATCCGAAAGAAAAAGCTCCGTGATCGAGTCCACAGTCCGAGACCTCATCAGAATTCAAACCCTCCACACAAGAATCGTCGAGAAAAAGAACCAGAACACAATTTCTAGGCTGCAGAAAGACAAGAAGCCGAAGCCCTACCAATCAAATCCGGTTGTGGCCCCTGCAGCCTCACCGGAGTCTTACACCAACGAGCTTTCAGGGCAGCTTCAGGCCACGTTGAAGTCTGGTGTCAGCCTCGGCTCCGGCGAGTACTTCATGGATGTTTTCATCGGTACACCCCCTAAACACTTCTCTTTAATTCTCGACACTGGCAGTGACCTTAACTGGGTCCAATGCGCGCCGTGCCACGACTGCTTCGAGCAGCAGGGCCCGCATTACGACCCGAAAGACTCAACTTCTTTTCTTGACATTAGCTGCAAGGATCCGCGGTGTCGATTAGTTTCGTCCCCGGATCCTGCACAGTCCTGCAAGTCCGAAAATCAAACGTGCCCGTATTTCTACTGGTACGGAGACAGCTCCAACACTACCGGCGATTTCTCCCTCGAAACCTTTACCGTGAACCTCACGTCACCGAACAAGGCGGGGTTCAAGAGGGTGGAGAATGTGATGTTCGGATGCGGACATTGGAACAGAGGACTATTTCATGGGGCTGCAGGGTTGCTAGGGCTTGGCAGAGGCCCTCTTTCCTTTGCATCTCAGCTCCAATCGCTGTACGGACATTCGTTTTCCTACTGCCTTGTGGATCGAAACAGCGACGCGAATGTCAGCAGCAAGTTGATTTTCGGGGAGGACAAGAACCTCTTGAGCCACCCGAAACTGAGCTACACTTCCTTGGTGGGAGGGAAAGAAAACCCTGCTGATACATTCTACTATGTCGAGATAAAATCCGTCATGGTCGGCGGAGAAGCGGTGGACATACCGGCTGAGACTTGGAAATTGACGCCGGAGGGTGCCGGCGGGACAATCATTGATTCCGGCACCACGTTGAGTTACTTTGCCGATCCTGCTTACCAAATGATCAAGGAGGCATTTGAGAAAAAGGTTAAAGGGTATCCAGTTGTGAACGACTTTCCAATTTTGAAACCTTGTTACAATGTGTCAGGTGTTGAGAAAATAGAGCTGCCGGAGTTCGCAATTGTGTTTGCGGATGGAGCTGTGTGGGATTTCCCAGTAGAGAACTACTTCATCCAGATCGAACCGCAGGAAATGGTCTGCCTGGCGGTGTTGGGGACTCCGAAATCCAGCCTTTCGATCATCGGAAACTATCAGCAGCAGAATTTTCATATCCTCTATGACACAAAGAAGTCCAGGCTAGGATATGCACCCATGAAATGTGCTGATGTTTAG